The following proteins are encoded in a genomic region of Bacillus sp. FJAT-22090:
- a CDS encoding M23 family metallopeptidase gives MREEQSNKPSQKNKNPKKPWFWPLIYAGFSVAFVGMIWGYNVFVDTDTAGESKWTDASKDPDKVTIETNAQAESMKYPFKETLLDSMEVVQHYYDMEADEATREKSLLVFNQTYVANTGVSLSMNGEPFEVVAAMSGKVEAVNVDPFVGDEIVLSHANGMQTKYRSVTGILVKVGDVVEQGQALATSSENEWNPTAGVHLQFEVYNEEGILVNPESLLAF, from the coding sequence ATGAGAGAAGAACAATCAAACAAGCCTTCTCAGAAGAATAAAAATCCGAAGAAACCGTGGTTTTGGCCACTAATTTATGCGGGATTTTCGGTAGCATTCGTAGGAATGATTTGGGGGTATAACGTGTTTGTTGACACGGATACAGCAGGGGAGTCCAAATGGACCGATGCTAGTAAGGATCCTGATAAAGTAACTATCGAAACGAATGCACAAGCAGAATCTATGAAATATCCTTTCAAAGAAACTTTGTTGGATAGCATGGAAGTCGTACAGCACTATTATGACATGGAAGCAGATGAAGCGACACGTGAAAAATCATTACTCGTGTTCAATCAAACCTATGTAGCGAATACGGGTGTATCCCTGTCGATGAATGGAGAACCATTCGAAGTAGTTGCAGCAATGAGTGGAAAAGTAGAAGCAGTCAATGTAGATCCTTTTGTAGGAGATGAAATCGTCTTATCTCATGCAAATGGTATGCAAACAAAATATCGCTCTGTCACTGGCATTCTAGTAAAAGTAGGAGATGTTGTGGAGCAAGGACAAGCACTTGCAACTTCATCTGAAAATGAATGGAACCCTACTGCAGGTGTTCACTTGCAATTTGAGGTTTATAACGAAGAGGGTATCCTAGTCAATCCGGAATCATTACTAGCGTTTTAA
- the spoIID gene encoding stage II sporulation protein D gives MKQNILLLFIVICLLLLPFLLIKEKHDAKSPPALELDFEIECPILIEVKGEQQKIPLETYVLGVVAAEMPISFHEEALKAQSIAARTYVLRETNYGETPIEKTVQKQVYASEEERKKKWGSSFEEYEEKLRNVVASTEGEIIVYKDQLITAMFFSTSNGQTESAENYSGYAIPYLVSVPSEEEELFAPNVNKQFEYTKKEWANAFGLKWSESIVKTFQVTKTDSNRVESVQINGKTWTGREVRTLLGLPSTDFKVTFKNDKVIVDTVGYGHGVGMSQYGAEVLAHDSVGAHDILLHYYKGTEIKSFSTCLKSPSNANNSN, from the coding sequence ATGAAACAAAACATACTCTTATTATTCATTGTCATATGCCTCCTGTTACTACCGTTCTTATTAATCAAAGAAAAGCATGACGCAAAATCACCACCTGCATTGGAACTAGATTTTGAAATTGAATGTCCAATACTAATCGAAGTGAAAGGGGAACAACAGAAGATTCCTCTCGAAACGTACGTTTTAGGAGTTGTAGCTGCGGAAATGCCTATTTCCTTTCATGAAGAGGCTTTAAAAGCACAATCTATCGCTGCTCGGACGTATGTGTTACGCGAGACGAATTATGGGGAAACACCTATTGAAAAAACGGTGCAAAAACAAGTGTATGCAAGCGAAGAAGAACGAAAGAAAAAATGGGGATCTTCCTTTGAGGAATATGAGGAAAAACTCCGTAACGTCGTCGCTTCTACCGAAGGAGAAATCATTGTTTATAAGGATCAGCTGATCACGGCTATGTTCTTTTCAACTAGTAATGGACAAACAGAGAGTGCGGAAAATTATAGTGGGTATGCGATTCCGTATTTAGTTTCTGTACCAAGTGAAGAGGAAGAGCTGTTTGCGCCAAATGTAAACAAGCAATTCGAGTATACAAAGAAGGAATGGGCAAATGCTTTTGGATTAAAATGGTCTGAAAGTATAGTGAAAACATTTCAAGTGACGAAGACAGATTCTAACCGCGTAGAATCGGTACAAATAAACGGTAAAACATGGACAGGCCGTGAAGTTCGTACATTACTCGGACTACCCTCTACGGATTTCAAAGTTACATTCAAGAATGATAAGGTGATAGTAGATACGGTCGGATATGGGCATGGAGTAGGAATGAGCCAGTACGGTGCAGAGGTGCTGGCACACGATTCTGTAGGTGCACATGACATTCTTCTTCACTATTATAAAGGAACAGAAATAAAAAGTTTTTCAACGTGTTTAAAATCTCCTTCAAATGCAAATAATAGCAATTGA
- the murA gene encoding UDP-N-acetylglucosamine 1-carboxyvinyltransferase produces the protein MDKIVVKGGQTLKGNVRVEGAKNAVLPVLAAALLATKGQNVIKDVPTLADVLTINEVLKSLNTKVIYNPELNQVIIDSQERLSSEAQFEYVRKMRASILVMGPILARNGFARVALPGGCAIGSRPIDQHLKGFEAMGAEISFGHGFVEAKTNGRLQGAKIYLDVPSVGATENIMTAAALAEGITIIENAAKEPEIVDLANFINEMGGSVKGAGTDTIRIEGVSELHGTEHHIIPDRIEAGTFMVAAAITKGDVLIENAVPEHMTALISKLQEMGVEVTEENQGLRIRSSEPLKSVDIKTMPHPGFPTDMQSQMMALMMTAHGTGIITETVFENRFMHVEEFRRMNGNMKIEGRSVIMESPSNLQGAEVAATDLRAAAALIIAGLVAEGITRVTELYHLDRGYVDFDKKLAALGADIERIGTESPEKAIQLV, from the coding sequence GTGGATAAAATCGTTGTTAAGGGCGGTCAAACTTTAAAAGGAAATGTAAGAGTGGAAGGCGCGAAAAATGCTGTTCTACCAGTTCTTGCTGCTGCTTTACTTGCCACCAAAGGACAAAATGTAATCAAAGATGTACCTACACTAGCAGACGTTTTGACAATTAATGAAGTGTTAAAAAGTTTAAATACAAAAGTTATATACAATCCAGAACTAAATCAAGTAATAATTGATTCTCAAGAGAGACTTTCAAGTGAAGCACAATTTGAGTATGTGCGTAAAATGCGTGCATCTATACTTGTAATGGGTCCAATTTTAGCGCGCAATGGTTTTGCTCGTGTTGCTCTTCCAGGCGGTTGTGCAATAGGCTCACGCCCTATTGATCAGCATTTAAAAGGCTTTGAAGCGATGGGCGCAGAAATTTCGTTCGGACATGGCTTTGTAGAAGCAAAAACAAATGGACGCTTACAAGGTGCTAAAATCTATTTAGACGTACCAAGCGTAGGAGCAACAGAAAATATTATGACTGCTGCAGCGCTTGCTGAAGGCATCACGATTATCGAAAATGCTGCTAAAGAGCCGGAAATTGTCGATTTAGCTAACTTCATCAACGAAATGGGCGGAAGCGTCAAAGGTGCCGGTACGGATACAATTCGTATTGAAGGTGTATCTGAATTACACGGAACAGAGCACCATATCATCCCAGATCGTATTGAAGCAGGAACATTCATGGTTGCAGCTGCAATTACAAAAGGCGATGTGCTAATCGAAAATGCTGTACCAGAGCATATGACAGCACTAATTTCTAAACTGCAAGAAATGGGCGTAGAAGTAACCGAAGAAAATCAAGGCTTACGTATACGTTCTTCTGAACCATTAAAATCAGTTGATATTAAAACAATGCCACATCCTGGTTTCCCTACAGATATGCAATCACAAATGATGGCATTGATGATGACTGCTCATGGAACAGGAATCATCACGGAAACTGTATTTGAAAACCGTTTTATGCATGTGGAAGAATTCCGACGGATGAATGGCAACATGAAAATAGAAGGACGTTCTGTAATTATGGAATCACCATCTAATTTACAAGGTGCAGAAGTCGCAGCAACGGACTTACGCGCAGCAGCAGCACTTATTATCGCTGGTCTTGTAGCTGAAGGTATTACACGTGTAACTGAACTTTATCACTTAGACCGTGGCTACGTTGATTTCGACAAAAAACTTGCAGCACTTGGTGCGGATATTGAAAGAATCGGTACCGAAAGCCCAGAGAAAGCAATTCAACTTGTATAA
- a CDS encoding nuclease-related domain-containing protein, translated as MIAKKYSTTPYMEALQSLKKRLKKNHPKYLNIQEEILQKTAGDIGEEAVMRFLEQVKLPYRFYAFHNISLLSESLIQLDILIISPYYALILEVKNIKGELTFTTNPSQLVRRLENGKINVFDCPSLQLEEYEYQLNLVFQKNNIPLPVFGAIVFAYSTSHIQASPSKTTILTRKQIKPYLREMNIERPFLSNNELDLIKNYILNAHKEFQPFPLIKYFSINPDSIIHGVECSNCNLIGMKKVQHNWFCPKCKNYQRNAHEKALKDYFLIYKNTMSNKECQHFLKLDNKHQATRILKNTMLIKTGQSRNTKYSIRSPK; from the coding sequence TTGATAGCAAAAAAATATTCCACAACACCATACATGGAAGCATTACAATCACTAAAAAAGAGATTGAAAAAAAATCATCCAAAGTACTTAAATATTCAAGAAGAAATACTACAGAAAACTGCTGGAGACATTGGAGAAGAAGCAGTGATGCGTTTCCTTGAACAAGTAAAGTTGCCTTACAGGTTCTATGCATTCCACAATATTTCACTACTTTCCGAATCTCTAATTCAATTAGACATTCTTATTATTTCACCCTATTACGCGCTGATTCTTGAAGTTAAAAACATAAAGGGAGAATTAACATTCACAACGAATCCATCGCAACTTGTTCGGCGACTTGAAAATGGAAAAATTAATGTATTTGATTGTCCCTCATTACAATTAGAGGAATATGAATATCAGCTGAACCTTGTTTTCCAAAAAAATAATATTCCCCTGCCAGTCTTCGGAGCAATTGTATTTGCATACTCAACAAGCCATATCCAAGCCTCTCCATCAAAAACAACCATATTAACACGAAAACAAATCAAACCTTATCTTAGAGAAATGAATATAGAAAGACCATTCCTCTCAAATAATGAACTTGATCTTATTAAAAACTATATTTTGAATGCACATAAGGAATTTCAGCCATTTCCATTAATTAAATACTTCTCCATTAATCCCGATTCAATCATTCACGGAGTCGAGTGCAGTAATTGCAACTTAATTGGAATGAAAAAAGTCCAGCACAATTGGTTTTGCCCTAAATGCAAAAACTATCAAAGAAATGCACATGAAAAAGCCTTGAAAGATTATTTTTTGATTTACAAAAACACGATGTCTAACAAAGAATGCCAGCACTTTTTAAAACTCGATAACAAACATCAAGCTACAAGAATATTAAAAAACACGATGCTAATAAAAACTGGTCAATCCAGAAATACTAAATATAGCATTAGATCTCCTAAATAA
- a CDS encoding F0F1 ATP synthase subunit epsilon — protein MKTLIVNIVTPDGPVYDSEVDMIIAKTASGEIGILPGHIPMVAPLVIGAVKLKKDGKSEYVAVNGGFVEVRPEKVTILAQSAEVASDIDVTRAKEAVKRAEERLQHKQDSTDFNRAELALKRAMNRINVYEGNI, from the coding sequence ATGAAGACACTTATAGTCAATATTGTCACTCCCGACGGCCCGGTATACGATTCTGAAGTAGACATGATTATCGCTAAAACAGCATCTGGTGAAATCGGTATTTTACCTGGCCATATTCCAATGGTTGCGCCACTTGTAATCGGTGCAGTTAAATTGAAAAAAGATGGAAAATCAGAGTATGTAGCAGTAAACGGTGGATTTGTTGAAGTTCGACCTGAAAAGGTAACGATTTTAGCTCAATCTGCTGAAGTTGCTTCAGATATCGATGTAACTCGTGCAAAAGAAGCGGTGAAACGTGCAGAAGAACGTCTTCAACATAAGCAAGATTCAACTGATTTCAATCGTGCTGAACTTGCTTTGAAACGTGCGATGAATCGTATCAACGTTTATGAGGGTAACATTTAA
- a CDS encoding F0F1 ATP synthase subunit gamma, translated as MASLRDIKSKITSTKKTSQITKAMQMVSASKLNRAEENAKAYVPYMGKIQEVVGAIASGTSDSGHPMLTTRPVKKTAYLVITSDRGLAGAYNSNVIRAVANAIAQRHASKDEYVILAIGRMGRDFFVKRGSNVIGEVIGLPDQPAFSDIKEIARRAVGMFTDGTYDELYMYYNHFVSAISSEVTEKKVLPLTDIAVEKGTTASYEFEPSSEAILEVLLPQYAESLIFGALLDGKASEHASRMSAMKSATDNATDLISNLTLVYNRARQAAITQEITEIVGGASALE; from the coding sequence GTGGCATCATTACGCGACATTAAAAGCAAAATTACGTCAACTAAGAAAACAAGTCAAATTACAAAAGCTATGCAAATGGTTTCTGCTTCTAAGTTGAACCGTGCAGAGGAGAATGCAAAAGCATATGTTCCTTACATGGGTAAAATTCAAGAGGTAGTTGGTGCAATTGCTTCAGGTACAAGTGATAGTGGACATCCGATGTTAACTACCCGTCCTGTAAAAAAGACTGCATATCTTGTCATCACTTCTGATCGTGGTTTAGCTGGAGCTTACAACAGTAACGTTATTCGCGCTGTTGCCAATGCAATAGCACAACGTCACGCTTCAAAAGATGAGTATGTAATTCTGGCAATTGGTCGTATGGGACGTGACTTCTTCGTAAAACGTGGTTCTAATGTAATCGGGGAAGTTATAGGTTTACCTGACCAACCAGCTTTTTCTGATATTAAAGAAATTGCGCGCAGAGCTGTTGGTATGTTCACGGATGGTACATATGATGAACTTTATATGTACTATAACCACTTTGTCAGTGCCATCTCCAGTGAAGTAACGGAGAAAAAGGTACTGCCACTTACGGATATTGCAGTAGAAAAAGGCACAACTGCTTCTTATGAATTTGAACCTTCAAGTGAGGCAATTCTAGAAGTGTTACTTCCTCAATATGCGGAAAGCCTAATTTTCGGTGCATTACTCGACGGTAAAGCAAGTGAACATGCTTCGCGTATGTCTGCGATGAAATCCGCGACAGACAACGCAACTGATTTGATTAGTAACTTAACATTAGTATATAACCGAGCACGTCAAGCTGCGATTACGCAAGAAATTACGGAAATTGTCGGCGGTGCATCGGCTCTAGAATAG
- a CDS encoding DUF1146 family protein, producing the protein MFLLNGQQAIIAILANIFFIGISFYALQAIMIEKVIKKNKVFQAQLLFILISIMIGSTVANFFLNLTNWSNQLPFLFN; encoded by the coding sequence ATGTTTTTATTAAATGGCCAACAGGCAATCATTGCTATCTTAGCAAATATATTTTTTATCGGTATATCATTTTATGCACTTCAAGCAATTATGATTGAAAAGGTAATTAAAAAAAATAAAGTTTTTCAGGCTCAGCTGTTATTTATTTTAATAAGTATAATGATCGGTTCAACTGTTGCTAATTTTTTCTTAAATCTAACGAATTGGTCAAATCAATTGCCATTTCTATTTAATTAA
- a CDS encoding sporulation transcriptional regulator SpoIIID has translation MHETIRHRCIRLGEMVIETKKTVRAIASTTGHSKSTVHKDLTERLHLVDPQLAKEVKEILAYHKSVRHLRGGEATKRKWKTKKEDGKGRDL, from the coding sequence GTGCACGAAACGATACGTCATAGATGCATACGTTTAGGGGAAATGGTAATTGAAACAAAGAAAACTGTCCGTGCCATCGCGAGCACGACCGGTCACTCTAAAAGCACTGTTCATAAGGATTTGACGGAGAGGCTCCATTTAGTGGATCCGCAATTGGCGAAAGAAGTCAAAGAAATACTTGCGTATCATAAATCGGTCAGGCATTTACGCGGTGGAGAGGCAACGAAACGAAAATGGAAAACAAAAAAGGAAGATGGGAAAGGTCGTGATTTGTAA
- a CDS encoding rod shape-determining protein, with protein sequence MFAKDIGIDLGTANVLIHVKGKGIVLNEPSVVAIDKSSNKVLAVGEEARQMVGRTPGNIVAIRPLKDGVIADFDVTEAMLKHFINKLNVKGFLSKPRILICCPTNITSVEQKAIREAAEKSGGKKVYLEEEPKVAAIGAGMDIFQPSGNMVVDIGGGTTDVAVLSMGDIVTSESIKIAGDVFDNDILQYIKKEYKLLIGERTAENIKITIGTVFPNSRNEEMDIRGRDMVTGLPRTITIRSEEIEKALRESVSVIVQAAKNVLEKTPPELSADIIDRGVIITGGGALLHGMDHLLVEELKVPVFIAESPMDCVAIGTGIMLDNIDRISRR encoded by the coding sequence ATGTTTGCGAAGGATATAGGAATCGACTTAGGAACAGCGAACGTATTAATTCATGTAAAGGGTAAAGGGATTGTTTTAAATGAACCATCCGTAGTTGCTATAGATAAAAGCTCAAACAAAGTGCTTGCAGTTGGAGAAGAAGCACGTCAAATGGTGGGCAGAACACCAGGGAATATTGTTGCTATTCGCCCACTAAAAGATGGAGTAATTGCTGATTTTGACGTGACAGAAGCAATGCTAAAGCATTTTATTAACAAATTAAACGTAAAAGGATTTCTATCTAAGCCTCGCATTTTAATTTGTTGTCCTACTAACATTACAAGTGTAGAACAAAAAGCAATTCGAGAAGCAGCAGAAAAATCGGGCGGTAAAAAAGTATATTTGGAAGAGGAACCTAAAGTTGCAGCAATTGGAGCAGGAATGGATATTTTCCAACCAAGCGGTAATATGGTTGTCGATATCGGTGGAGGTACTACAGATGTTGCAGTACTTTCAATGGGAGACATCGTTACTTCTGAATCTATTAAAATTGCCGGAGATGTTTTTGACAACGACATCCTTCAATATATAAAAAAAGAGTACAAGCTTTTAATAGGGGAACGTACAGCGGAAAACATAAAAATTACGATAGGTACTGTATTTCCAAATAGTCGTAATGAAGAGATGGATATTCGTGGACGTGATATGGTAACTGGTCTTCCAAGAACCATTACCATTCGTTCAGAAGAAATTGAAAAAGCATTACGCGAATCAGTTTCTGTTATTGTACAAGCAGCGAAAAATGTTTTAGAAAAGACACCGCCTGAATTATCGGCCGATATAATTGACCGTGGCGTAATCATTACTGGTGGGGGAGCACTTTTACATGGAATGGATCATCTTCTTGTAGAAGAATTGAAAGTGCCAGTATTTATAGCAGAGAGTCCTATGGATTGTGTAGCAATAGGCACGGGAATCATGTTAGATAATATTGATAGAATCTCAAGA
- the atpD gene encoding F0F1 ATP synthase subunit beta, whose protein sequence is MNKGQVLQVMGPVVDVKFDNGHLPAIYNALTVAIERPNEAPTTLTLEVALHLGDDSVRTIAMSSTDGLKRGAEVIDAGAAISVPVGNVTLGRVFNVLGDVIDLGEEIPTEERRDPIHRQAPTFENLSTEVEILETGIKVVDLLAPYIKGGKIGLFGGAGVGKTVLIQELINNIAQEHGGISVFAGVGERTREGNDLFHEMSDSGVIKKTAMVFGQMNEPPGARMRVALTGLTMAEYFRDEQGADVLLFIDNIFRFTQAGSEVSALLGRMPSAAGYQPTLATEMGQLQERITSTNTGSVTSIQAIYVPADDYTDPAPATTFAHLDATTNLERKLSEMGIYPAVDPLASSSRALSPEIVGQEHYDVARQVQYTLQRYRELQDIIAILGMDELGDEDKLVVNRARRIQFYLSQNFHVAEQFTGQKGSYVPVKETVEGFKQILEGKYDHLPEDAFRLVGRIEEVVEKAKSMGVEV, encoded by the coding sequence GTGAACAAAGGACAAGTACTACAAGTAATGGGTCCAGTTGTTGACGTAAAGTTTGACAACGGCCACTTACCAGCTATCTATAATGCATTGACTGTAGCTATTGAACGTCCAAACGAAGCTCCTACTACGTTAACGTTAGAAGTAGCTTTACACTTAGGGGATGATTCTGTTCGCACAATCGCAATGTCATCTACTGACGGACTTAAACGTGGTGCAGAGGTAATAGATGCTGGTGCAGCAATTTCTGTTCCGGTTGGTAATGTAACTTTAGGACGCGTATTTAACGTTCTTGGTGATGTAATTGACTTAGGAGAAGAAATTCCGACTGAAGAGCGTCGTGATCCAATTCACCGTCAAGCACCAACATTTGAAAATCTTTCAACAGAAGTTGAAATTCTTGAAACAGGTATCAAAGTAGTAGACCTTTTAGCTCCATATATCAAAGGTGGTAAAATCGGTCTATTCGGTGGTGCCGGAGTAGGGAAAACAGTTCTTATTCAAGAACTTATCAACAACATTGCTCAAGAACATGGTGGTATTTCGGTATTCGCTGGTGTTGGAGAGCGTACACGTGAAGGAAATGACTTATTCCACGAGATGAGCGATTCTGGCGTTATTAAGAAAACAGCAATGGTATTCGGTCAAATGAATGAGCCACCTGGTGCACGTATGCGTGTAGCTTTAACTGGTCTTACAATGGCTGAATATTTCCGTGATGAGCAAGGTGCAGACGTACTTTTATTCATCGACAATATCTTCCGTTTCACTCAAGCGGGTTCTGAGGTTTCGGCTCTTTTAGGTCGTATGCCATCAGCAGCTGGTTACCAACCAACGCTTGCTACTGAAATGGGTCAATTACAAGAGCGTATCACGTCTACAAATACTGGTTCTGTTACATCTATCCAAGCGATTTATGTACCTGCCGATGACTATACGGATCCAGCTCCAGCAACAACTTTCGCTCACTTAGATGCGACAACAAACTTAGAACGTAAATTATCTGAGATGGGTATTTACCCAGCGGTTGATCCGTTAGCTTCTTCTTCTCGTGCGCTTTCACCTGAAATCGTAGGTCAAGAGCATTATGATGTAGCACGTCAAGTGCAATATACATTACAACGCTACAGAGAGCTTCAAGATATTATCGCGATCTTAGGTATGGATGAATTAGGGGACGAAGACAAGTTGGTAGTAAACCGCGCACGTCGTATTCAGTTCTACCTATCTCAAAACTTCCATGTTGCAGAACAATTTACAGGTCAAAAAGGTTCTTATGTTCCAGTTAAAGAAACTGTTGAAGGATTCAAACAAATTCTTGAAGGAAAATATGACCATTTACCAGAAGATGCTTTCCGTCTAGTGGGACGCATTGAAGAAGTTGTAGAAAAAGCGAAAAGCATGGGCGTAGAAGTATAA